From the Budorcas taxicolor isolate Tak-1 chromosome 1, Takin1.1, whole genome shotgun sequence genome, one window contains:
- the LOC128054569 gene encoding peptidyl-prolyl cis-trans isomerase FKBP2-like, whose translation MRLSWVLTVLSTCLSTLVMATGAESKWKLQFGVKKWVDHCPIKSQKGDILQLHYMGKLEDGTEFDSSLPQNQPFVFSLGTGQVTEGWDQGLLEMCEGEMQKLVIPSELGYGERGAPAKIPGGATLVFKVGLLKIKQHSEL comes from the coding sequence atgaggctgagctgggtcttgacAGTACTGTCCACCTGCCTGAGCACCCTGGTCATGGCCACAGGGGCTGAGAGCAAATGGAAGCTGCAGTTTGGAGTCAAGAAATGGGTAGACCACTGTCCCATCAAATCGCAGAAAGGGGACATCCTGCAGCTGCACTACATGGGGAAGCTAGAAGATGGAACAGAGTTTGACAGCAGCCTGCCCCAGAACCAGCCCTTTGTCTTCTCCTTGGGCACAGGCCAGGTCACCGAGGGCTGGGACCAGGGGCTGCTAGAGATGTGTGAGGGGGAAATGCAGAAGCTGGTGATTCCATCAGAGCTGGGGTATGGAGAGCGGGGAGCCCCCGCAAAGATTCCAGGTGGTGCAACGTTGGTGTTCAAGGTGGGGCTGCTCAAAATCAAGCAACATTCAGAACTATAG